The following coding sequences lie in one Vanessa tameamea isolate UH-Manoa-2023 chromosome 17, ilVanTame1 primary haplotype, whole genome shotgun sequence genomic window:
- the LOC113394819 gene encoding disks large homolog 5 isoform X4 yields the protein MASGTSSLESNGSNESISHSYVSNERHTTTQITSIPLPIEYDVLSSSQCYDKSNYSSHTHAMSAPYELGQYDVINKQANETLKQQCEKALHDLNQLRRQHTETSRRCEHVMKELEYFRGQHRAAMNQLEVSAQEASSLRGKYGDLLNDNQRLEREVQHLQQSSTAEGSDALVHTLRKYEALKEEFDCFQKRYDDLIENHNATLENLRIVQEENSRLKTQCHELTQERNAVIRERNALKQQVASVVRQWEGGVRERADVKRLTDERNAAMAEYTLIMSERDTVHKEMEKLADDLQAALKRVAALEAALQASRDEQRATALQAESLRREIESALVDRDRAIKECTDLKTPQNTSTLGKSRQDNSAYHHLGLSSGVGTDGFLNGQHSNDPSMDKLQGLVGMAVDAAEAERVDDVEQANQEIERLRARAERLQAELHDAQREAEVSKRRRDWAFSERDKLLQERESVKALCNRLRKERDQMVGELAEARRHGGKKDAKDGRGPRARSHDEPRAPPRDSADVQDFEWEIIDVELSGIGADLGLELCGGRDEPCYPNDFSVYVASVKKGSIADGKIKALDRVAAAGGVSQWACGAACAAALRGALARGPVALTLQRARAARSLLRVAGAGRSGLTLQQGIFISKIACGSAAAKEGNIYVGDRVVSINNRSLEGVGSAAEAAALLSDVHYDCVLLTVLRPLYPCCDPRNRLSLYEQSYGDGKMVNICSQTDDSWGGAFVPPPPEPKVHVDHGVPDFDRRYVYHVAAGSQGKIHQERGTWDMIRGKIEAVTGVSKCKEKQSKVPESDAIAELDSVIDSYHGKTIKETSSVLKRSRRKNKEAQNDAKNGGTWPKARANFILEDNATGTIVQPRSRKERPPLSILLSPPTKLPPEPQRSNTNRNSNPIPLGHVPLTQVTTPARHSVYKSIESSPAIEHFPKPAPLAIHNPFAPSSMTFEKNRTLEKEKISISDYEQDVTPNRLSLVQNPSEDSLFYQPAMRNRTKSPHSLDFMVNKGPNSLDFVTRKSPSSLDHSIKNHTGKDILDQFYSSKKASSPKTVNKYPSDSDSFGPDSLNSNANFPMTGTLPSQSRLQSQYYRGPFTNSNPHTSSRYNHLSSPTNIPQSQSGESIGTSYDMHSFTSHTHNMSDLQPVPRANREYHHTYEGGTFPRKKENQRFRIPSNPSVTSKNSAGKLSTGSIERSSERNSPMPTFHVEVLSPGRGAKQLTHKGTRNSMPEYCGLGWNKPLPGELRRVHIDKSQQPLGIQIYCPPSSGGVFVSTVNENSLASQVGLQVGDQLLEVCGINMRSATYTLAASVLRQIGNSITMLVQFSPEKYKDEMEVPGSSSSGESSHDEEVSLSGSPTPRNSPGPQQSLRMDVPSTDVATLRQSQGKDLPRFLLIEMRNCSDLGISLVGGNAVGIFVHSVQIDSPAYIAGLRTGDQILEYNNVDLRRATAEQAALELAKPADKVSVLVRHDLQQYHEIKDKPGDAFYIRAGFDRCAKITSIGMDTIDEYSLWFRKDEVLFVDNTLFNGAPGLWRAWQLDCKGVKRHWGTIPSKFKVEEILRRSAGALDSEAARRASSTARRSFFRRKKHRDSKELASFSNTELGCWSDSGTLADDAPPLSYQRVERLHYGSRRPVAVLGPLRECVAGKLVTDWPHVFARARPDPRALRDLAEKGIHCIVDVSVPVIEKLHKHQIYPIILFIKFKSFKQIKEVKDTRYPADKVSAKAAKEKYEHGLKVENEFRNYISAEIPAGVNIAYMCTQIKEAVEEEQNKTLWVPSAQA from the exons ATGGCATCCGGTACTTCCTCTTTGGAAAGCAATGGGAGTAATG AGTCAATATCCCATAGCTACGTGAGCAATGAACGACACACTACTACACAAATAACATCCATACCGCTGCCGATCGAATATGACGTGCTCTCTTCATCACAATGCTACGACAAGTCGAACTACTCCAGTCATACTCATGCTATGAGCGCGCCCTACGAGCTTGGACAGTATGACGTCATCAACAAGCAGGCAAATGAGACCTTGAAACAACAGTGCGAAAAGGCTCTGCATGATCTCAATCAGCTAAGACGACAACACACAGAGACATCGAGGAGGTGTGAGCATGTTATGAAG GAGTTGGAGTACTTCCGTGGTCAGCATCGGGCAGCAATGAATCAGCTGGAAGTATCGGCTCAGGAGGCGAGCAGCCTCCGCGGCAAGTATGGTGACTTGCTCAATGACAATCAAcg acTCGAGCGTGAAGTGCAGCACCTGCAGCAGAGCAGCACCGCGGAGGGTTCAGACGCACTCGTCCATACACTCAGGAAATACGAGGCTCTCAAAGAAGAGTTCGATTGTTTCCAAAAGAG GTATGACGACTTAATAGAAAATCACAATGCCACTCTGGAGAACCTACGAATCGTACAAGAGGAGAATAGTAGGTTAAAGACACAATGCCACGAGTTGACGCAAGAGAGGAATGCAGTG ATCCGGGAGCGGAACGCGCTGAAGCAGCAGGTGGCGAGCGTGGTGCGGCAGTGGGAGGGCGGCGTGCGCGAGCGGGCCGACGTCAAGCGGCTCACGGACGAGCGGAACGCCGCCATGGCCGAGTACACGCTCATCATGAGCGAGAG GGACACGGTGCACAAGGAGATGGAGAAGCTGGCGGACGACCTGCAGGCCGCGCTCAAGCGCGTGGCGGCGCTGGAGGCCGCGCTGCAGGCCTCGCGCGACGAGCAGCGCGCCACCGCGCTGCAG GCCGAAAGCCTGCGCCGGGAGATAGAATCAGCGCTAGTCGACCGAGATCGCGCTATCAAGGAATGTACCGACTTGAAGACTCCACAGAACACCTCCACGTTGGGCAAATCGAG ACAAGATAATTCTGCATATCATCACTTGGGCCTCTCGAGTGGAGTCGGAACTGACGGTTTCCTAAACGGACAACACTCCAACGATCCCTCGATGGATAAACTGCaag GTCTGGTGGGCATGGCGGTGGACGCAGCGGAGGCGGAGCGCGTGGACGACGTGGAGCAGGCCAACCAGGAGATCGAGCGCCTGCGCGCGCGCGCCGAGCGCCTGCAGGCCGAGCTGCACGACGCGCAGCGCGAGGCCGAG GTCTCCAAGCGCCGGAGGGACTGGGCCTTCTCGGAGAGGGACAAGCTGCTGCAGGAGCGAGAGAGCGTCAAGGCTCTCTGCAATCGACTGAGAAAG GAGCGCGACCAGATGGTGGGCGAGCTGGCGGAGGCGCGGCGGCACGGCGGCAAGAAGGACGCCAAGGACGGCCGCGGGCCGCGCGCGCGCTCGCACGACgagccgcgcgcgccgccgcggGACTCCGCCGACGTGCAG GACTTCGAATGGGAAATAATCGACGTGGAACTGAGCGGCATCGGTGCGGACTTGGGTCTCGAGCTGTGCGGCGGCCGAGACGAACCCTGCTATCCTAACGATTTCAGCGTATACGTCGCCTCGGTCAAAAAGGGCTCCATCGCGGACGGAAAAATTAA GGCGCTGGACCGCgtggcggcggcgggcggcgtgTCACAGTGGGCGTGCGGCGCGGCGTGCGCGGCGGCGCTGCGCGGCGCGCTGGCCCGCGGGCCCGTGGCGCTCACGCTgcagcgcgcgcgcgccgcccgctcGCTGCTGCGCGTGGCGGGCGCCGGCCGCAGCGGCCTCACGCTGCAGCAGG GTATTTTCATAAGCAAAATAGCGTGCGGTAGCGCAGCCGCCAAGGAGGGAAATATCTACGTCGGCGACAGAGTTGTTAGC ATCAACAACCGCTCCCTGGAGGGTGTGGGCAGCGCGGCGGAGGCGGCGGCGCTGCTGAGCGACGTGCACTACGACTGCGTGCTGCTCACCGTGCTGCGCCCGCTGTACCCGTGCTGCGACCCCAGGAACAG ACTCTCGCTGTACGAGCAGTCGTACGGCGACGGCAAGATGGTGAACATCTGCTCGCAGACGGACGACAGCTGGGGGGGCGCCTTCGTGCCTCCGCCGCCGGAGCCCAAG GTACACGTAGACCACGGGGTGCCGGATTTTGACAGACGATACGTGTATCACGTGGCAGCCGGAAGCCAGGGGAAGATACACCAGGAGAGAG GCACCTGGGACATGATCCGCGGGAAGATCGAAGCTGTTACTGGAGTCAGCAAGTGTAAGGAGAAGCAGAGCAAG GTGCCGGAGTCGGACGCTATCGCCGAATTGGATTCCGTTATCGACAGTTATCACGGAAAAACAA TTAAAGAAACTAGCAGTGTGCTGAAAAGATCGCGTCGAAAAAATAAGGAAGCACAAAATGACGCAAAAAATGGGGGCACTTGGCCTAAAGCTCgagctaattttatattagaggaCAATGCCACTGGGACCATTGTACAACCTCGTTCCCGGAAAGAAAGGCCACCGCTATCCATTCTGCTCAGTCCACCGACTAAGCTACCACCGGAGCCACAGCGATCGAATACCAATCGAAACTCTAATCCGATACCTTTAGGACACGTACCGCTAACACAAGTCACCACACCGGCAAGACATTCAGTGTACAAATCTATAGAATCGAGTCCAGCGATTGAGCATTTTCCAAAACCAGCACCTTTAGCCATTCACAACCCTTTTGCGCCAAGTAGCATGACTTTCGAAAAGAATCGCACGTTGGAAAAGGAAAAAATATCCATTAGCGATTACGAACAAGACGTGACGCCGAACAGACTTAGTTTAGTTCAGAACCCATCCGAGGATTCCTTGTTCTACCAACCAGCTATGAGGAATCGGACGAAAAGTCCACACTCCTTAGACTTTATGGTCAATAAGGGCCCGAATTCCCTTGACTTCGTGACGAGGAAATCACCCAGTTCACTTGACCATTCCATAAAAAATCACACGGGAAAGGATATTCTTGACCAGTTTTATTCCTCAAAAAAGGCATCGTCTCCGAAAACAGTGAACAAGTACCCATCCGACAGTGACAGCTTCGGGCCAGACAGTTTAAATAGCAATGCGAATTTTCCAATGACGGGGACTCTGCCTTCACAGTCACGACTTCAGTCCCAATATTATAGAGGGCCATTTACGAATTCGAACCCGCACACCTCCAGTCGGTATAACCATCTTTCTAGTCCAACGAACATACCTCAAAGCCAATCCGGAGAAAGTATCGGCACAAGTTACGACATGCACTCGTTTACTTCTCACACGCACAATATGTCAGATCTCCAACCAGTACCTAGAGCCAACCGTGAATATCACCACACATACGAAGGTGGGACATTTCcaagaaaaaaagaaaaccagAGGTTTCGAATACCCTCAAACCCAAGTGTCACCTCGAAAAATTCGGCAGGAAAACTCAGCACAGGATCGATAGAGAGAAGTTCAGAGAGAAATTCACCGATGCCGACATTTCATGTTGAAGTCCTGAGTCCTGGACGCGGTGCTAAGCAACTTACGCATAAAGGGACGAGAAATTCAATGCCAGAATATTGTGGGTTGGGTTGGAATAAACCTTTACCCGGTGAGCTTCGAAGGGTGCACATAGACAAAAGTCAGCAGCCACTAGGGATACAGATATACTGTCCCCCGAGCAGTGGGGGCGTTTTCGTATCTACAGTCAATGAGAATTCGTTGGCAAGTCAAGTTGGCTTACAAGTTGGTGACCAATTACTTGAAGTTTGCGGTATTAATATGCGTTCGGCGACGTATACTTTAGCTGCTAGTGTTTTAAGACAAATTGGAAATTCCATAACAATGCTTGTCCAATTTAGCCCTGAAAAATATAAGGACGAGATGGAAGTTCCAGGGAGTTCATCTTCTGGAGAAAGTTCGCACGATGAAGAGGTTTCTTTGTCAGGATCGCCTACACCTAGGAACTCACCCGGTCCGCAACAGTCCCTAAGAATGGACGTACCTTCCACAGATGTTGCTACTTTGAGGCAATCACAGGGGAAGGATCTACCcaggtttttattaatagagaTGCGAAATTGTTCAGATTTGGGCATAAGTTTAGTGGGCGGAAATGCAGTGGGTATATTCGTGCATAGTGTTCAAATAGATTCCCCGGCTTATATAGCGGGCTTACGCACGGGGGATCAAATCTTAGAGTACAATAATGTAGACTTAAGGCGAGCAACCGCTGAACAGGCTGCGTTGGAATTGGCAAAACCGGCGGATAAG GTGAGCGTGCTGGTTCGTCACGATCTTCAACAATACCATGAAATCAAAGACAAACCCGGTGACGCGTTCTATATCCGTGCGGGTTTTGATCGCTGTGCAAAAATAACGTCCATTGGCATGGATACCATAGATGAGTATTCGCTATGGTTCAGGAAGGACGAAGTTTTGTTCGTGGACAATACGCTGTTCAACGGAGCGCCCGGCCTGTGGCGCGCCTGGCAACTAGACTGCAAGGGGGTGAAGCGACATTGGGGCACCATACCCAGTAAATTTAA GGTGGAGGAGATCCTGCGGCGCTCGGCGGGCGCGCTGGACAGCgaggcggcgcggcgcgcgtcCAGCACGGCGCGCCGCTCGTTCTTCCGCCGCAAGAAGCACCGCGACAGCAAGGAGCTGGCGTCCTTCTCCAACACCGAGCTGGGCTGCTGGAGCGACTCGGGCACGCTGGCCGACGACGCGCCGCCGCTCTCCTACCAGCGCGTCGAGCGCCTGCACT ATGGCAGTCGACGGCCGGTGGCGGTCCTGGGCCCGTTGCGGGAGTGCGTGGCTGGGAAGTTGGTCACGGACTGGCCGCACGTGTTCGCCAGAGCGAGGCCGGATCCCAGGGCTTTGAGAGATCTTGCGGAGAAG GGTATCCACTGTATAGTCGACGTGAGCGTACCAGTCATAGAGAAACTTCATAAACACCAGATATATCCCATAATACTATTCATCAAGTTCAAGTCATTCAAGCAGATCAAGGAAGTCAAGGATACGAGGTATCCCGCTGATAAAGTGTCTGCTAAGGCAGCTAAGGAAAAGTATGAGCATGGGTTAAAAGTGGAGAATGAATTTAGAAATTACATATCTG cCGAGATACCAGCAGGCGTTAATATAGCGTACATGTGCACGCAAATCAAAGAAGCAGTGGAAGAAGAGCAGAACAAGACCCTATGGGTGCCATCCGCGCAGGCCTGA
- the LOC113394819 gene encoding disks large homolog 5 isoform X2 produces MASGTSSLESNGSNESISHSYVSNERHTTTQITSIPLPIEYDVLSSSQCYDKSNYSSHTHAMSAPYELGQYDVINKQANETLKQQCEKALHDLNQLRRQHTETSRRCEHVMKELEYFRGQHRAAMNQLEVSAQEASSLRGKYGDLLNDNQRLEREVQHLQQSSTAEGSDALVHTLRKYEALKEEFDCFQKRYDDLIENHNATLENLRIVQEENSRLKTQCHELTQERNAVIRERNALKQQVASVVRQWEGGVRERADVKRLTDERNAAMAEYTLIMSERDTVHKEMEKLADDLQAALKRVAALEAALQASRDEQRATALQAESLRREIESALVDRDRAIKECTDLKTPQNTSTLGKSRQDNSAYHHLGLSSGVGTDGFLNGQHSNDPSMDKLQGLVGMAVDAAEAERVDDVEQANQEIERLRARAERLQAELHDAQREAEVSKRRRDWAFSERDKLLQERESVKALCNRLRKERDQMVGELAEARRHGGKKDAKDGRGPRARSHDEPRAPPRDSADVQDFEWEIIDVELSGIGADLGLELCGGRDEPCYPNDFSVYVASVKKGSIADGKIKALDRVAAAGGVSQWACGAACAAALRGALARGPVALTLQRARAARSLLRVAGAGRSGLTLQQGIFISKIACGSAAAKEGNIYVGDRVVSINNRSLEGVGSAAEAAALLSDVHYDCVLLTVLRPLYPCCDPRNRLSLYEQSYGDGKMVNICSQTDDSWGGAFVPPPPEPKVHVDHGVPDFDRRYVYHVAAGSQGKIHQERASTIIASRFAGTWDMIRGKIEAVTGVSKCKEKQSKVPESDAIAELDSVIDSYHGKTIKETSSVLKRSRRKNKEAQNDAKNGGTWPKARANFILEDNATGTIVQPRSRKERPPLSILLSPPTKLPPEPQRSNTNRNSNPIPLGHVPLTQVTTPARHSVYKSIESSPAIEHFPKPAPLAIHNPFAPSSMTFEKNRTLEKEKISISDYEQDVTPNRLSLVQNPSEDSLFYQPAMRNRTKSPHSLDFMVNKGPNSLDFVTRKSPSSLDHSIKNHTGKDILDQFYSSKKASSPKTVNKYPSDSDSFGPDSLNSNANFPMTGTLPSQSRLQSQYYRGPFTNSNPHTSSRYNHLSSPTNIPQSQSGESIGTSYDMHSFTSHTHNMSDLQPVPRANREYHHTYEGGTFPRKKENQRFRIPSNPSVTSKNSAGKLSTGSIERSSERNSPMPTFHVEVLSPGRGAKQLTHKGTRNSMPEYCGLGWNKPLPGELRRVHIDKSQQPLGIQIYCPPSSGGVFVSTVNENSLASQVGLQVGDQLLEVCGINMRSATYTLAASVLRQIGNSITMLVQFSPEKYKDEMEVPGSSSSGESSHDEEVSLSGSPTPRNSPGPQQSLRMDVPSTDVATLRQSQGKDLPRFLLIEMRNCSDLGISLVGGNAVGIFVHSVQIDSPAYIAGLRTGDQILEYNNVDLRRATAEQAALELAKPADKVSVLVRHDLQQYHEIKDKPGDAFYIRAGFDRCAKITSIGMDTIDEYSLWFRKDEVLFVDNTLFNGAPGLWRAWQLDCKGVKRHWGTIPSKFKVEEILRRSAGALDSEAARRASSTARRSFFRRKKHRDSKELASFSNTELGCWSDSGTLADDAPPLSYQRVERLHYGSRRPVAVLGPLRECVAGKLVTDWPHVFARARPDPRALRDLAEKGIHCIVDVSVPVIEKLHKHQIYPIILFIKFKSFKQIKEVKDTRYPADKVSAKAAKEKYEHGLKVENEFRNYISAEIPAGVNIAYMCTQIKEAVEEEQNKTLWVPSAQA; encoded by the exons ATGGCATCCGGTACTTCCTCTTTGGAAAGCAATGGGAGTAATG AGTCAATATCCCATAGCTACGTGAGCAATGAACGACACACTACTACACAAATAACATCCATACCGCTGCCGATCGAATATGACGTGCTCTCTTCATCACAATGCTACGACAAGTCGAACTACTCCAGTCATACTCATGCTATGAGCGCGCCCTACGAGCTTGGACAGTATGACGTCATCAACAAGCAGGCAAATGAGACCTTGAAACAACAGTGCGAAAAGGCTCTGCATGATCTCAATCAGCTAAGACGACAACACACAGAGACATCGAGGAGGTGTGAGCATGTTATGAAG GAGTTGGAGTACTTCCGTGGTCAGCATCGGGCAGCAATGAATCAGCTGGAAGTATCGGCTCAGGAGGCGAGCAGCCTCCGCGGCAAGTATGGTGACTTGCTCAATGACAATCAAcg acTCGAGCGTGAAGTGCAGCACCTGCAGCAGAGCAGCACCGCGGAGGGTTCAGACGCACTCGTCCATACACTCAGGAAATACGAGGCTCTCAAAGAAGAGTTCGATTGTTTCCAAAAGAG GTATGACGACTTAATAGAAAATCACAATGCCACTCTGGAGAACCTACGAATCGTACAAGAGGAGAATAGTAGGTTAAAGACACAATGCCACGAGTTGACGCAAGAGAGGAATGCAGTG ATCCGGGAGCGGAACGCGCTGAAGCAGCAGGTGGCGAGCGTGGTGCGGCAGTGGGAGGGCGGCGTGCGCGAGCGGGCCGACGTCAAGCGGCTCACGGACGAGCGGAACGCCGCCATGGCCGAGTACACGCTCATCATGAGCGAGAG GGACACGGTGCACAAGGAGATGGAGAAGCTGGCGGACGACCTGCAGGCCGCGCTCAAGCGCGTGGCGGCGCTGGAGGCCGCGCTGCAGGCCTCGCGCGACGAGCAGCGCGCCACCGCGCTGCAG GCCGAAAGCCTGCGCCGGGAGATAGAATCAGCGCTAGTCGACCGAGATCGCGCTATCAAGGAATGTACCGACTTGAAGACTCCACAGAACACCTCCACGTTGGGCAAATCGAG ACAAGATAATTCTGCATATCATCACTTGGGCCTCTCGAGTGGAGTCGGAACTGACGGTTTCCTAAACGGACAACACTCCAACGATCCCTCGATGGATAAACTGCaag GTCTGGTGGGCATGGCGGTGGACGCAGCGGAGGCGGAGCGCGTGGACGACGTGGAGCAGGCCAACCAGGAGATCGAGCGCCTGCGCGCGCGCGCCGAGCGCCTGCAGGCCGAGCTGCACGACGCGCAGCGCGAGGCCGAG GTCTCCAAGCGCCGGAGGGACTGGGCCTTCTCGGAGAGGGACAAGCTGCTGCAGGAGCGAGAGAGCGTCAAGGCTCTCTGCAATCGACTGAGAAAG GAGCGCGACCAGATGGTGGGCGAGCTGGCGGAGGCGCGGCGGCACGGCGGCAAGAAGGACGCCAAGGACGGCCGCGGGCCGCGCGCGCGCTCGCACGACgagccgcgcgcgccgccgcggGACTCCGCCGACGTGCAG GACTTCGAATGGGAAATAATCGACGTGGAACTGAGCGGCATCGGTGCGGACTTGGGTCTCGAGCTGTGCGGCGGCCGAGACGAACCCTGCTATCCTAACGATTTCAGCGTATACGTCGCCTCGGTCAAAAAGGGCTCCATCGCGGACGGAAAAATTAA GGCGCTGGACCGCgtggcggcggcgggcggcgtgTCACAGTGGGCGTGCGGCGCGGCGTGCGCGGCGGCGCTGCGCGGCGCGCTGGCCCGCGGGCCCGTGGCGCTCACGCTgcagcgcgcgcgcgccgcccgctcGCTGCTGCGCGTGGCGGGCGCCGGCCGCAGCGGCCTCACGCTGCAGCAGG GTATTTTCATAAGCAAAATAGCGTGCGGTAGCGCAGCCGCCAAGGAGGGAAATATCTACGTCGGCGACAGAGTTGTTAGC ATCAACAACCGCTCCCTGGAGGGTGTGGGCAGCGCGGCGGAGGCGGCGGCGCTGCTGAGCGACGTGCACTACGACTGCGTGCTGCTCACCGTGCTGCGCCCGCTGTACCCGTGCTGCGACCCCAGGAACAG ACTCTCGCTGTACGAGCAGTCGTACGGCGACGGCAAGATGGTGAACATCTGCTCGCAGACGGACGACAGCTGGGGGGGCGCCTTCGTGCCTCCGCCGCCGGAGCCCAAG GTACACGTAGACCACGGGGTGCCGGATTTTGACAGACGATACGTGTATCACGTGGCAGCCGGAAGCCAGGGGAAGATACACCAGGAGAGAG CGAGTACGATCATTGCATCGCGTTTTGCAGGCACCTGGGACATGATCCGCGGGAAGATCGAAGCTGTTACTGGAGTCAGCAAGTGTAAGGAGAAGCAGAGCAAG GTGCCGGAGTCGGACGCTATCGCCGAATTGGATTCCGTTATCGACAGTTATCACGGAAAAACAA TTAAAGAAACTAGCAGTGTGCTGAAAAGATCGCGTCGAAAAAATAAGGAAGCACAAAATGACGCAAAAAATGGGGGCACTTGGCCTAAAGCTCgagctaattttatattagaggaCAATGCCACTGGGACCATTGTACAACCTCGTTCCCGGAAAGAAAGGCCACCGCTATCCATTCTGCTCAGTCCACCGACTAAGCTACCACCGGAGCCACAGCGATCGAATACCAATCGAAACTCTAATCCGATACCTTTAGGACACGTACCGCTAACACAAGTCACCACACCGGCAAGACATTCAGTGTACAAATCTATAGAATCGAGTCCAGCGATTGAGCATTTTCCAAAACCAGCACCTTTAGCCATTCACAACCCTTTTGCGCCAAGTAGCATGACTTTCGAAAAGAATCGCACGTTGGAAAAGGAAAAAATATCCATTAGCGATTACGAACAAGACGTGACGCCGAACAGACTTAGTTTAGTTCAGAACCCATCCGAGGATTCCTTGTTCTACCAACCAGCTATGAGGAATCGGACGAAAAGTCCACACTCCTTAGACTTTATGGTCAATAAGGGCCCGAATTCCCTTGACTTCGTGACGAGGAAATCACCCAGTTCACTTGACCATTCCATAAAAAATCACACGGGAAAGGATATTCTTGACCAGTTTTATTCCTCAAAAAAGGCATCGTCTCCGAAAACAGTGAACAAGTACCCATCCGACAGTGACAGCTTCGGGCCAGACAGTTTAAATAGCAATGCGAATTTTCCAATGACGGGGACTCTGCCTTCACAGTCACGACTTCAGTCCCAATATTATAGAGGGCCATTTACGAATTCGAACCCGCACACCTCCAGTCGGTATAACCATCTTTCTAGTCCAACGAACATACCTCAAAGCCAATCCGGAGAAAGTATCGGCACAAGTTACGACATGCACTCGTTTACTTCTCACACGCACAATATGTCAGATCTCCAACCAGTACCTAGAGCCAACCGTGAATATCACCACACATACGAAGGTGGGACATTTCcaagaaaaaaagaaaaccagAGGTTTCGAATACCCTCAAACCCAAGTGTCACCTCGAAAAATTCGGCAGGAAAACTCAGCACAGGATCGATAGAGAGAAGTTCAGAGAGAAATTCACCGATGCCGACATTTCATGTTGAAGTCCTGAGTCCTGGACGCGGTGCTAAGCAACTTACGCATAAAGGGACGAGAAATTCAATGCCAGAATATTGTGGGTTGGGTTGGAATAAACCTTTACCCGGTGAGCTTCGAAGGGTGCACATAGACAAAAGTCAGCAGCCACTAGGGATACAGATATACTGTCCCCCGAGCAGTGGGGGCGTTTTCGTATCTACAGTCAATGAGAATTCGTTGGCAAGTCAAGTTGGCTTACAAGTTGGTGACCAATTACTTGAAGTTTGCGGTATTAATATGCGTTCGGCGACGTATACTTTAGCTGCTAGTGTTTTAAGACAAATTGGAAATTCCATAACAATGCTTGTCCAATTTAGCCCTGAAAAATATAAGGACGAGATGGAAGTTCCAGGGAGTTCATCTTCTGGAGAAAGTTCGCACGATGAAGAGGTTTCTTTGTCAGGATCGCCTACACCTAGGAACTCACCCGGTCCGCAACAGTCCCTAAGAATGGACGTACCTTCCACAGATGTTGCTACTTTGAGGCAATCACAGGGGAAGGATCTACCcaggtttttattaatagagaTGCGAAATTGTTCAGATTTGGGCATAAGTTTAGTGGGCGGAAATGCAGTGGGTATATTCGTGCATAGTGTTCAAATAGATTCCCCGGCTTATATAGCGGGCTTACGCACGGGGGATCAAATCTTAGAGTACAATAATGTAGACTTAAGGCGAGCAACCGCTGAACAGGCTGCGTTGGAATTGGCAAAACCGGCGGATAAG GTGAGCGTGCTGGTTCGTCACGATCTTCAACAATACCATGAAATCAAAGACAAACCCGGTGACGCGTTCTATATCCGTGCGGGTTTTGATCGCTGTGCAAAAATAACGTCCATTGGCATGGATACCATAGATGAGTATTCGCTATGGTTCAGGAAGGACGAAGTTTTGTTCGTGGACAATACGCTGTTCAACGGAGCGCCCGGCCTGTGGCGCGCCTGGCAACTAGACTGCAAGGGGGTGAAGCGACATTGGGGCACCATACCCAGTAAATTTAA GGTGGAGGAGATCCTGCGGCGCTCGGCGGGCGCGCTGGACAGCgaggcggcgcggcgcgcgtcCAGCACGGCGCGCCGCTCGTTCTTCCGCCGCAAGAAGCACCGCGACAGCAAGGAGCTGGCGTCCTTCTCCAACACCGAGCTGGGCTGCTGGAGCGACTCGGGCACGCTGGCCGACGACGCGCCGCCGCTCTCCTACCAGCGCGTCGAGCGCCTGCACT ATGGCAGTCGACGGCCGGTGGCGGTCCTGGGCCCGTTGCGGGAGTGCGTGGCTGGGAAGTTGGTCACGGACTGGCCGCACGTGTTCGCCAGAGCGAGGCCGGATCCCAGGGCTTTGAGAGATCTTGCGGAGAAG GGTATCCACTGTATAGTCGACGTGAGCGTACCAGTCATAGAGAAACTTCATAAACACCAGATATATCCCATAATACTATTCATCAAGTTCAAGTCATTCAAGCAGATCAAGGAAGTCAAGGATACGAGGTATCCCGCTGATAAAGTGTCTGCTAAGGCAGCTAAGGAAAAGTATGAGCATGGGTTAAAAGTGGAGAATGAATTTAGAAATTACATATCTG cCGAGATACCAGCAGGCGTTAATATAGCGTACATGTGCACGCAAATCAAAGAAGCAGTGGAAGAAGAGCAGAACAAGACCCTATGGGTGCCATCCGCGCAGGCCTGA